The bacterium DNA window GGGTCCGGGAAAATCGCCGCGCCCGAGGCTTTCTCGCTCTGGCCGAAACGGGCCGAAAAATCGGCCCACCCGAACGGCTGACGGTTGCTGTCCTCGGCCTGCGGGCCGCTGTCGGTGGTGATAACCGGCTCGGTGAACGGGGCCATGCGTATGCCGAACCCGCCGTAGCCCTTGTCCTCCTCCGGCGCGCCGATCACCTTTACAGGCTCGTCCTGGGCGGTCCAGCGAAACTCGAAATCCACGATCCGGCCGAAATCGCCGGCGCGGAACACGGTCAGGCGCACCTGCTCGTCCATCACGCGCTTGTCACCCGCGTACCAGCCGTTCTGCGCCCCGAACGAGGCGAAAGTCGGCCCGGCCTTGGGCGGCTCGAACCAGCTCTCGAAGCGCTGCTGGATGCCGCGGATGTCCCAGAGCGAGAGCGTGTCCGGGCTGTCGCCCACCAGTATCTCGGGCCAGGTCCAGAAAATGCCGCGGTGGTGCGGGTGATCCTCTGGGAAATCGTCGGTCAGCACCTCCTTGTCCAGGCCCCAGAGCGGGTGGACGTAGCAGGAGCGGATGCGGTCGGCGGCCATGCCCGCCTTGAGGTTCATCCCGTAGACATAGGACAGCACCGGCTTTCCCTCCTGCAGCACGGTGAGGGTCTTCGTGCTGTCATCCTGGAAACTGAACAGCGGGGCCACGTCCTCGCGCGACTTGCGCCAGATAAAATATTTGGTGTTGCCCTTGCTGCCGGTGGCCGGGTCCCAGAGGAAAGTAACTTTCCAGCGGGTGGTGTCGCCGTGCTCCAGGCCCCAGCGGTCGAGGAACGGCTGGGCGTAGGCTTTCTTGCCGCGCTTGCAGTCGGGCGGGATCACCTCCCAGAGCGCCGAGCTGTCCAGCATGCCGGCGGGCAGGGCCAGGCTCACCTGCACGTCCTGGCCCTCGATCCCGGGCGGGAACGGAATCTCCAGCACCTCGTCGCTGGTGCAACCCAGGGCCAGGGCGACTGTCACAGCCAAAGCCGCGTAAAGCATCGCACGGATTCTCATCTTTGCCTCTCCCACAAGATGCCGAATTTCTGCCTCAGATTGAAGATACTGTCTCAGACTCCAGCTATTGAACGCGCAAGCGGGTCGAAAGTCTCACGGTGTCCACGTAGAAGCTTCTGACCGGGTGCTCACGTTGAGCCGTAAACTGGGTTAAAACTTTGTACAGGATGGATAATAAAACGCCGGCTGAGAAAGGTCAATCAATGCGGGAGGATTCGGAGGCGGAAATCGGGCGGGTCTTGATTCATCAGGGCCATTGATAGAGAAAGTGTCTGTCGACAAACCGGTGCAACAAAACAGGCAGGGGGGTTACAAGGCGCCATAATCGCACTTATAGACACACTGCAGAACACCAGGGCCATGTGAACCATATGCAACCATAGCATCCTGTTTCCTTCCTGCATTTCAGCCCTCCTGCATCACCCAAAGGCACCAGGTCAGGCCGGCCGCACAGTCCGCTTTTCGGTCGCAACAGCCGCAGAACCCATTTTCCCCTCCCCGCCGATCACGGCAATCGATTAAGATGTCATTTTTAGATGCAATCCAGTAATTCATTCCTTTCAAAGAGTTTTGCCGCAACATGACATTCACAGGTAAGCTTGTCCAGCGCGTTTAGTTCACATAATAACGAATAGAGCGAAAAGTGCAAAATATCTTTCACTGGCGTTAATCCTCATCTCCTGCCAGTAAAACAGGCCGCCCCCGGAGCGCCCTCGGGAAACGGCCTTTCGCGCTTGCACATTTTTATCCGGCCTCAGATCGCCAGGCCCACCTTATGGTCCAGGTGCAGCGAGCGCCCGCCGCGCGCGATCCAGGTCGCCTGGGCCGCCAGCAACTCATCCAGCGAGTCCAGGGGCGGGCCGTAGAGCGCCTGGGTGCGGCTGTCATCCGCCAGAAGGTGGAAACGCTTGGGCGCGCCGAACAGCCGCGGCTGCCGTCCGAACTGACGGGCCGCCACATCCGCCACCCGGTCCAGGGTCACGGTGTAGCCCGAGATGTTGAGCACGCTCACCGGGTTGGAGGCCGACTGCACGGCCAGGATCGCGTAGATGTTGGCGTCGCGGTGGCTGATTATGTTGAACGCCCAAAGCTTGCGCCGGTCCAGCTCGGCCCCGTCGCGCACGGCCAGCATCACCGGCTCCAGCCCGCCGTAGGTGAAATTGGTCATGTACATGGCGCGCAGGATCACCCCGCGCGAGGCGTCCGCCTCACCGCTCTCCACCACCAGGCGCAGGATTTCCTCCTTGTTGCGGATCGACTCGCCGTAGATGTTGCCCGGCTTGGCCATCAGCCAGGCATCCTCGCGGGCCTGACGGTCGAGCGGGGTGAGCGGCAGCGGGTTGCCCGAGCCGATCATCGCGATATCCGACCCGCAGCGGTGCAGGGTGAAAATCAGCGAGGGGATCACCTTGCCGTAGATGTCGCACAGGCGCATGTACTCCTCGCGCGTCTCCGTGGTGCGGAACTTGTAACCGATGCCGTAAATCACCCAGCGTGCGTCCGCGGGCACCCCGGCCAGGCCGCGATAGCTCAGGCGCAGCATGTCCACCCGGTGCACCTCGAACAGGCCTGCGTAGGGGGCGAAACGCCCTTTCAGCTCGCGGTCCGTGCTGAACCGGCTGATCAGGTGGACCTTGCGCGAGGTGGTTCCGGTTATCTGCACCGCGCGCAGCACCATCTCGGTCAGGTCACTCATCCACTTGCCGGTGGCGCCGTAGATCACTATCTCATCCCGGCCGCGGCGTGCGATCAGCTCCAGCACGCGCTCGTCCGGGCGGGACATGTACTCGTTGAGGTCGTCCTGGTCCACCGAGTCCAGGTCCGCCAGATTGTTCCAGCTCATGCGAAAAACTCTCCTTCCTTGCCCTTACCGGCCCTGCCGCCAGGCGGCCACTTTCTCGGCTGTCACAAAGGAATCGTCCGTCAGGTAGCCCCGCGCCCCGTAGGCCAGATCGATCTCGCGCTCCAAGGCCGGACGGCCGGTCTCGATACGCACCGCGCCGCCACGGCCGAACCAGCGGATGTCGGTCTGCGGCTCGAAGATCAGGCCCAGGCGCCGCAGACGGTAATGTATGCCATGGACACTGTTCTCGAACGGCGGCGACCCCGGCAGGGCCATGCTGTCGAACACGGCCCAGTTCATCGCGGTCACGTCCGCCGCCAGCTCGGTGAGCTGGTCCCGGCTCAATATCTCGTCGCCGCGGCCCTGGTCCGCCAGCTCGCGCCACTTTTTTAGCTTCTGCACCAGACCCACCGCGGCGTGGGTCTCGCTGGCGAAATGGCCTAACAGGCCGACCGTGATCCGCAGGCGCAGGCCCGGGTTCTCCGGGTGGACCCAGGTGCGGGCCAGGTCGCCCACGATGTAGTCATCGTTGCCCGTGGCCATCACCAGTTCGTCCGTGCGACCGCTGCGCAGCGCGGCGAACATCAGGTCATCCGTGCGCCCCCGGTCGAACGGGGCGGCCTTGGCCCCGGCGGCGAACTCGAACAGTCCCTCCCAGAACGACGGGCTGAAATCACGCCCGCCCACGGCCCGCTGGAGGTAGAACCCGTAAACCGGAACCAGGGCGGCCATCTCGCGCAGAAGCGCCAGGCTATCGGCCTCGTCCAGCGGCTGGCCGTCGCTTCCCACCAGGGCGGTCGGGGCGACCATCACCACCTCATAGCCGGCGGCTTTGGCCAGACGCAGCATCTCGAAACCCTTAGGCCCGCCCACCGCGGCCAGACGGAACATGCGTCCGCTGTCGCCGTGGCGCTCCTGTATCCTGGCCACCAGTTCCAGCCACTGGGCGTAAAGCTCCAAATCTCCGCGGGCGAACTGGCCGGTGTGGGTGCCCGGCACCACCGCGCTGGCCCCGGCCTCTATGTAATAACGGGTGAGAAGCTCCTGCTGGGCCACGAGCATGCGGCCCTTGTCGTCCAGCATCAGCGGGCAGGGGACCAGCACATCGGCCTGTTTCATTTTTTCGAGCGTGGCGCCCGGGACTTTGGCAAAGGTCATAGAAATTTTCTCCATATTTTCCGGCCCGGAAAGCGAAAGGCCGCGCAGACCCGGCCCGCCGCGGACTTCCGGTGAACCTGGCCGCCCGGCACCGGGCGTTACACGACAACTGAGCAGGCTGATTGTTGACTACACTTAGAATATTAGCGCATTTCGGGCCGCGGCGCAATGGCGGGGACCGCGGCAACCGGAATGACAGTCGACATGGTAAAAGGACAACTATTTCAGCAATTTCAGCAGGCCGAGCAGGTCGAACACATCCAGCTTGCCGTCCGAGTTGAGATCAAAGCTCGCAATGCCGGAGCCGCCAGGGTTGCCCAGCGCGTGCAACATTGCGAGCAGGTCGTAAACATCCGCCCGGCCGTTACCGTCCACATCTCCCGTGTCTCTGTCTCCGGCCGGGGTGATGACCCACATCAGGCGGGTGCCGTACATGGGTGGGCTGCTGAAAGTCTCGCCGGTGTATGGTGAATAGAACGGCTCCCGCACCTGCGCTGCGTCAAGGTCGATCAAGGCCAGGCAATTGTGGTCGCCTGACAGGGTGAACAGGAGCCGTCCCTTGTCGCTGCTCCGGTAGACAGAGTTCGAATGGTATTTTTCGTAATCGAAAGCGAACCTGGCGACTGAATCGGTGCGGGTCCAATCCCAGATCAAAAGCGCAGTAACAGTGTCCTCCACCTCCGCCACGAGCGTGTTTCCTCCATCCAGGAATTTCGTGCTGCCGGCACCCAGTATCATCGTGGTCGGGAAAGAGAAAGACTCCCCCCGGCTGACAGAGGAATTGAGCAAAACCGGCTTGTCACTGGATATATCGTAGCGCCGCACGACCAGATAGCGCCGCCTCGTGTCTCCCGAGAAATAATCTGTTGGATTGATATACAACTCGGCGGTAAGCATGACACTATCGCTCAGAAGTGTCGGAAACTCGTTGGTCCCGTCCATCTCAATCTCACGCAACAGTCCCCCGCCGGAGCGGGAATACAACTGCACAAGGCTTCTGTTCTTCAGCAACAAAATGTCCTTGCCCGGATACAATTCCAGTTGCATCGGCACAATAGCGAAAGTAGTGCCCCCTTCCTGTCCGGCGATAATCCTGAAAGCGCCGCTGGCCAGGTCCACCCGGTACAGGCAGTCCCAGTCGAGCAGGTACAGCGCGTTATAATCCTCATCCAGCAGGCTGTAGAGGGTCCTGGAATAATCGAGCGACACTCCCTCCGGCACCGGAATTTTTCGCTCGATGGCCCAGGAATCGAGGTCCACTACATCGATCGTGTTGGTGAACCAGTTGTAACAGTAGCATTTCTTTTGCTCCGAATCCACAACCGGCGCGAGGTTGCCCGCTCCGTAGAGAATACCGAAAACGCTCAGGTCCTCGGGGTTGAAACACAGCAGCCCGGCCCTCTGCGCCGGGAATATTTCCTCTTCCGAGGGATGGGTCAGCGGGGGGTCCATTTTCCTCGGCTCGAAACCCGCCAGCGCCCGCCGTCCCGGCCGCGGAAGAGCCTTGAATTCAAGCCGGGCCACGCTGTCCGGCGCGCTCTCGGGGAGATTGAATTCAAGCCCGCTCCCGTTTGTCACCCGGATATAGTATTCCACTTCCACGCCTGCGTTCTGAGGCGGCAGGTCCAGCCCCAGGAAACCGCCCGGCGCGCCCGGAGACAGGATGCGGACCGAATCCCAGTCCGCGCCGCCGGCCCTGTAAAACAGGGTGGCATCCCGATAGATCGAGGAGCTGTCGAGGTAGAGTTCCAGCCGGTGGCTCTGTCCGCCCGGAGCCACGCCCTGTGGCGCGAGCGCCATCTGGGGCTGGTAGGTCACATCCATCAGCGTTTTCACCCCGGGGTCCAGGCGGATGGAATCGGGTATCGCCGCCAGAGACAGGGTGACCGTGTCCGCCTTCCCTGCCAGATGAATCTCCGTCAGTTCCGGAACGGCCTGGCCCGGTGGATACACTCCCAACTCGACCGGAATATCGAACAGGCCGTCGGTCTGCTCGAGCACCAGCCGCCCGGAAAGGCTTTCTCCATCTTTCCGATAGGACGACCTGAGCCTCACCTGGGGATAGCCGGCCTTTTCAAACCACTCCCGCCTGAACCAGCCCAGGTCGCGGCCGTAGCTTCTTTCCAGAATTGAGAAGAAATCCGTCAATGAATTTTCCTGATACGGAAAACCAGTCTGATATTCTTTGAGACAGGCGATAAAAGCGTCCTCCCCGAGCATGGATTCCAGCATATACAGCACCCAGGGGCC harbors:
- a CDS encoding PmoA family protein; the encoded protein is MRIRAMLYAALAVTVALALGCTSDEVLEIPFPPGIEGQDVQVSLALPAGMLDSSALWEVIPPDCKRGKKAYAQPFLDRWGLEHGDTTRWKVTFLWDPATGSKGNTKYFIWRKSREDVAPLFSFQDDSTKTLTVLQEGKPVLSYVYGMNLKAGMAADRIRSCYVHPLWGLDKEVLTDDFPEDHPHHRGIFWTWPEILVGDSPDTLSLWDIRGIQQRFESWFEPPKAGPTFASFGAQNGWYAGDKRVMDEQVRLTVFRAGDFGRIVDFEFRWTAQDEPVKVIGAPEEDKGYGGFGIRMAPFTEPVITTDSGPQAEDSNRQPFGWADFSARFGQSEKASGAAIFPDPANPGYPNGWTLRHYGYIGVAWPALEPFTFQPGAPVTMRYRVWVHRGDVDWGRVASTGKISLTPIQARLLQEAPPGALESQTSNPERNREGK